ttctaCCTCACTAATATCTCATTAATACCTACAGGGTACTGTCAGTGCTGCCACAACGCTGAATGACGAAAACGAAGGCGCTTCGTCAGTCCTCACAATTGCTCTAGGAGAATCAAGCACTTCCGCTCAGATTGAATTCTTAACTTCTCCGGCAGCAGCTGAACGAatagaggaggaaaaaaatattgaagaaagCACTCCAAGACAAGAGACTTTAGCAACATCCAGAACGGAAACGTTTGAGGTGAGATAAGTTGCGACTCGTGGTTCTGCCTCGTGTTGGTCAGCGCAGCTGCACCTACTTTCCATCTACGCTACCTAGGTGTTTCCTGCCTCTGGCCTTGGGTCGCCTGTTTTTTATGAACCTTCTCCTGCCCAGTATCGCAACAttgcatatttattattgtcttctcttttattctacGCTACAGAATTTTGCAAACAGTGGAAATTCATATGGAATCTACTTAGGGGAGGAGGGTGTATTATGTGGATCATGTCATCTAGCGCCAGCCGCGCGCCACCAATGCGTTTCGCGACGTCGTGGCTCTCCCTGCTACGTTGTAAACCACTTCGACGTTTTCCAGCTTGCTTTACTTTCCCAGCTCGTGTTACACGTGCACAATATATACCTACCAACCTATGGTACACAGCGTAACACCACTACATGCACAGGAGGCGGATACAAAGGTGATATTAATGTCGAGTCAAATGTATCACGAAATCATTACGAAACAGAGATAGAAACAGATAGAGGTTGGTGAGAACGGCTCCTTTACATAGGGATCGGGGAGTGGGCGGAGCTTCGAGGGAGAAGGGAGCCTATGTGCCTGCTCGCTGGTAAGATGGTACGGAAAGATACTAGAATTACTCAAATTTTCTCAAGGATCATCTAACCTGATTGaccaatttcattttttcaattttccaatttcttgatcgtatctattaatttttattttttcaatttcaattccacAAATGATCTAATATTAGTTACTTAATTACTACGAATTACTTCATCTGGATCTGTTACTAATTGAACGATAGGAATGATGCTAGAACAATAATGTACAACGATACAATCATTTATCAATCATGGGCTCCAGCGCCTTAATTCGGAATAGTAGAAGTGACTGAATCCCCACGATCCCTTCATCTTTTTGAAGGTGATAAATTATCCCAGACTTATTCGGcgagaaaaacaaactgatTCAGTCCAGCGCTAGGTCCTCATATGTCACTGTTTAGGCTACATACGTCTCCATTCCTCAACCTTTATGATTCTGAAGTGAATCCTCGAACGCTGgctgcgttggcgcatctaaAAGTGGTCCTCATTCAGGTTTATTTGTATCATAGGATATTGCAACCACGATGACGATACCAAATGTCGAAAACGTCGACATTTCCACGACCAGAGGTGAAGCAACGGCATCTGCTCGTATCGAGTTATCGACTTCTACATTATTGCCCGTAAGAATAGAAGAACTAGAGGAATCTACGGTGCAGCGAATAACCTCTCCAGCACCAACAGAACTAATTTCTGAGGTGAGATATTGGAAAGATTTGAGAagtttttgttggattttcgCACTATTCAACGTTTACCACGTTTACCACACTGATtgtagtggggtcaaaacaaTCTGAACCTCGTTGCGGATCCATAAGCGACAGCGTTTGGCACGGCAAGGTGAGGCTGGCGGTTCGGATCGATCGGATCGTTACCATCGTGGTACCATCGTGATCGGCAACGATAAGCGGTGCTAGCCAGAGTTCCCACTCAATCGTAGCCGCTACGCCTCACCGCTCCGCagcgagcgcagccgtttacgtaattgcaccgagcttcaggagGCTTCAGGGCGTTTTAATCCTACAACATACAGTCTTATCTAATGTTTATGGAGGTATTCGGTGTCGAACTGTTTATACTTGCAAGAAGACTTCAAGAAAGTCTTACGAATGCCAGCAAAAACGCGAATTATCTCTGGGAAACACACCGAATATCGGGAGCACCCCGTGAACTCAGATCACCCAACGacacaactctttacacccgcGCGCAAGTAACGGAAAGAAAGTGTGTTGAACGGATTAGTGCTGAGCTTAGGCATTCCAGGTAGTCCTCATACTACTAGTTTCTGGATTCCTGAGAGGTTTCCACTGAAATCTGGAAAGCAACTGTCTTATCCTTACCTACTAGTGGGAAGAGTTCAACATCAAACATTTTTCCTACCTCTACGTGAACCATTGTAGGATAAGGAAAACGTAATGACAACCAGGAAAGTCGAAAACGTAGAAAGTTCTTCACTATTCACGACGATTGCCAATGAGATGACTGGATCAGTTCGAAGCGAATTCTCTACTTCTACAATGTTGCCTGAAGGGAAAGAGGAGGTCGAAGGGTCCCCGGTAAGGCAAACGACCTCCACAACATTGACAACAATGGTTTCAGAGGTGAGATAGTTCCAGGAAAGTTTCAACtggtttttcaaaataaattctctaaaaatagtttgattttgctgaaaattaTCCGGAAACTCGCTTGATTATTCATGACAacaggaaaataaaacaacaacgatGCCGCTAACCAGTGATGTGCCAGAAAACGATACAGATACGAGATCTGATAATGAAACAATCACCTTTTCCCCGGTCGATCAAACTCCTCCCTCATCCTCTACGATCCAACAAAGGTCTTCTACAttgtcaacaacaacaacaacaacaacaacaacagcagcaacaacaacagcaacaacaacaaccccAAAGGTAAAGCGGGACCAATagttcagaaattttctaactCATTGGCATTTTATTGTGGCGCAATTGTaaaaaagcagtaaaataTATTTGATTACAACCAGAACATAACCGTAAAGATAAGACGAAGTCAATGAGGAATTCGTAGCTTAACGATTATTTTTCTCCAATAAGAGAACAGGGATTTGATCCCGCTCTTATTCAAAAAACTActccagaaaacagaaaatcaaacgACCTAACAAGTAGTTAGAGTAAGCATCAAAGTTAGAAAATTGTCTCTGCTGTCAGAAATAGCCGCtaataatgaaacaaaaaaaacagccacTTTAATCGtaagataaaatttaaaaaagaagaataaaagagaaaaaagttaaaagataaccctaaaagacaaaaatatctttaaaaataacctctaaaagacaaaaatatcTTTAATTATTTCTAGCTCACTACTCCACTACCGGAATCAACACCTAGCCAAGAATACATGTGTACTGATCAAATAAACCCAAAAACTGGACGATCGGATTGCCAAAAGTTCCGGAGACTGTGCAACAGAAAGAGGTTCAGTTGTTATGCATCTACCTGAAGGCAGCGAACCACGAAATTGAGGATGTTGGGATCTATCCATGAAAAGATACGGTTagaggtgtagattatgaatatgagTGCGACCACTCCACTCCCTGGTTCTCCTGAataacggcgtgggaaacggccttCCAGAtcaatttttcctacgaggcaccgcAGAGCAACGTGTTCCGTATGCGAGCGCAAGCATACGCGTCGCGCCTGCCAGCGAAAGACAGCGTCAGCATTTATTGTCATGTG
This is a stretch of genomic DNA from Necator americanus strain Aroian chromosome II, whole genome shotgun sequence. It encodes these proteins:
- a CDS encoding hypothetical protein (NECATOR_CHRII.G4788.T1): MTSVLRLLVVYCIAFTGFSKADAEDIQESTRRTSIEDELTPIFPQEETLNRELLEEIDSDSEIQEEIFTTLTTESLEDKRTTSVSLQEEKNTDLLTTASSITTESARDRELTTSEMLTERMEDIDQSTVQQMTSSTSINDESEGTVSAATTLNDENEGASSVLTIALGESSTSAQIEFLTSPAAAERIEEEKNIEESTPRQETLATSRTETFEDIATTMTIPNVENVDISTTRGEATASARIELSTSTLLPVRIEELEESTVQRITSPAPTELISEDKENVMTTRKVENVESSSLFTTIANEMTGSVRSEFSTSTMLPEGKEEVEGSPVRQTTSTTLTTMVSEENKTTTMPLTSDVPENDTDTRSDNETITFSPVDQTPPSSSTIQQRSSTLSTTTTTTTTTAATTTATTTTPKLTTPLPESTPSQEYMCTDQINPKTGRSDCQKFRRLCNRKSIEHVMRTTCPVTCGYCKVCFDDVNVRNGRSLCTRPSIRRMCRNRNPRIRGATRVKCPVTCGVCTPGTILALR